The Peribacillus simplex genome contains the following window.
AGCTGTTTCAGCTTTAACCGCTTCCCCGAATGATGACTACGATACCGGTACCATCATCGTGGAGATAACCCCCGGGGAAAAGGCTGGCAAAATGGCAAAGGTGATGCTGAAGCCTGAAACGGATTACGTGAAGATCATCAACAAAACGAAAACAGTAGCGGCAGACGGCAAACAGGAAATTGAAGTCGAACGGTCTCATGGCACAGATGTCATTACAATCACCGGGACCATTCCGGAGCATGCCGGGGTGACCGAAGAATGGATCTCAGTGAAAGATCCCACAGAATATGCCCTGAGCCTATTTGAAAAGTCAATGAAGAAACATGGAATTAAAGTGTTGGGAAAAAGGAAAAAAGGAAAAGCCCCTGTAGGAGCGGACTTGATCGCCACTCATCAATCCATGCCACTTTCACAACTGCTTATTCCTTTCATGAAATTGAGCAATAACGGCCATGCTGAGGTTTTGGTGAAAGAAATGGGCAAAGAAGCAGCAGGGAAGGGAAGCTGGAAAGATGGTTTGAAGGTCGCTCGAAATCAAATGAAGGGTTTGGGTCTCAATATGCAAACAATCAAGATGCGTGATGGATCTGGCATATCCCAAGTCAATATGATTCCAGCGAATGAATTAACGAAACTGCTATATGCCGTACAGGAGAAAACGTGGTTTCCTGCTTACTTGAACGCTTTGCCGATTGCAGGAAATGAAAAGCGGATGGTAGGCGGTACGCTTAGAAAGAGAATGAAAGGGACAAATGCAGCTGGGAACGTTCGTGCGAAAACAGGGACCATTTCAGGAACGAGCTCTCTATCAGGTTATGTGACGACCAAAAGAGGGGAAAGAGTCATATTTTCGATCATCGTGAATAATTTCATGGAAGAAAAGGGCATTACGGCAATCCAGGATAAGATAGCCGTGATGCTTGCAGAACAGGAAAAGCTATTGGTGAGCGGACTTTAGTATCCATTTTGAAAGGTAATCTTGAAGTTCAGAAAAATCTGCGATGAACAGATCAGCATCAGCCAATTCATTTTCTTCGGCAAATCCAAATTGGCAGCCTACAGCCGATAAGCCATTTTTCTTTGCTGCCTCGATGTCGGATTTCCGATCCCCAATCACAATGGCGCTATCAATTCGATAGTCTTTCAACAACATTTGCACTAATTCGGTCTTCGAGCCTTTCGAGGACCTTTCCACGCTATATATGTCCGTAACGAATTCATGCAGCCCAAAATAAGAACAGATTTCTTCCAGGTACTTTACTAGACCGTTGCTAGCAATGAAAATGGAAATTCCAAGCTGTTTGATCGTTGACAAGGTCTCCATGACGAGGGGGAAAAGCTGACCATTCCCTTGTTTGATTTCTTGAATCAAGCAATCTAAAAAAAGTTGGTCAGCCTGTCGGCGAATATGATCGGGATGCTTAGGTAATAGAGTTTCCCATACGACTGTCAGCGGCACGCCCATTATCTCTTGATACTTGGCAAGGGGGGTATTCCCCGTCCAGCTCCCTTCTGATCGAAGTATCTCAAATGTTCTTTCAAGTGAAGAACCTAATATCTTGTTTGTTTGAAACAAGGTGCCGTCCATATCGAAAATGGCGGCAAATTGGATTCTGTTCATTACTAGCACCTTCTTCTTAGTTTTTTTCATTTTATCCCCACAAGGAAGGAATATAAGGGAGGACGAATAGAAATAAGTAGTATAGGAGGAATGCTTATGAACTTTCCAACACTTAATGGACAGTATACGATTAAAAATCTTATTGCTGAAATTCACGAAATTTCCCAAAAAAGATCTCCATATATTATGGCCATCGATGGTCGGGGCGGGTCTGGAAAAAGTACACTCGCTTCCCTTATCCATGCAAAGTATCCAGGTAGCGCAGTCGTTCATATGGATGATTTTTATTTGCCATCATCGAAAAGGATCCAGTTGCCCCCAGCCCAAAAACAGATTGGAGCGGATTGTGATTGGGAACGGGTTTTTAACCAAATCCTAAAACCGCTTACCGTAGGGAATGATGCAAGGTATCAAAGGTATGATTGGGAAACGGACACTATGGCCGAATGGCATATCGTTCCTGCTGGAGGCCTTGTCATTATTGAAGGGACGTATTCTATCCGTAAAGAATTGGCAGGGTCCCATGATTTCACGATATGGGTGGAATGTCCCCGCGATCAGCGCTTGAAACGTGGTCTCGAGCGGGATGGTGAAGATGCGCGTCAAATGTGGGAGGATAATTGGATGGTTCACGAAGATCTATATGTCGACGCGCAAAGGCCGCAAGAAAGAGCGAATCTTGTTGTGGACGGAATGAGCTGAATCCTGGGATATCTGGAAAGTCACTTTTAATTGTAAGTGTTTACCTGTAAAATTCATATTGAATTTTTAGATAAATTTCTGGGAAGCCAGAAGCATGGGGGGAAATTATGTTTAATAATGAAGAACAAGCAGCCGTATATAAAGCCATTTATAACCGAAGGGATATCAGGAGTTTTTTGCCCAAGCCCATTTCAAAGGATATACTCCGCAGAATCTTGGATGCTGCACATCATGCGCCGTCTGTAGGATTCATGCAGCCTTGGAGTTTCATTGTAATTTCATCTCAGGAAACCAAGAACAGTTTGGCATGGGCAGCGGATAAAGAAAGAAGGGCACTAGCTATTCATTATGAAGGGGGTAAAGAAAATAAGTTTCTTAGTTTGAAAGTGGAAGGGTTAAAAGAAGCACCCTACACCATTTGTGTAACATGTGACCCGACACGTGGCGGCTCCCATGTTTTGGGGAGGAACTCTATTCCGGAAACGGATATCCTATCAACGGCCTGTGCAATTCAAAATATGTGGCTGGCTGCCTGTGCGGAAGGATTGGCAATGGGATGGGTAAGCTTTTATAAGAAGAATGATATTCGTGACATTTTGGAGATTCCGCCGCATGTAGAACCCATTGCACTCATGTCAATTGGCTATACGGATCAATATCCGGATAAACCCATTCTTGAACTTGCCAATTGGGAAAAAAGAAGGCCGATGGATGAACTTATTTTCGAGGATAAATGGGGTAAAAGATGAAACTTTTATAATAAATGAAGGACATGGATTCTGAATCCTCTTCGAGTGAACTGGGGAGGGTTTGGGAAAATCAGTTACACAGGTATTGGAAAGTTAATCTTAACAAAGTTATAAAGCCCCTGGATTAGGGGTTTTTGTTGTGAGGAAATGGTTTTCTGAGAAAAAAACAGAAGGGCACTCATTCATTATGGGCGATTAAAAAGATTAATCCTGTTGACACATTTACGTTGGAGGGGAAGGCAACGGACCTGCAGCCATCACGAAGTGGTTGTAAATGAAAGAAGCAGTGGAAATATAAAAGGCTCTTTCGGAAGATACATATTCTGAAAGAGTCTTATTGAATGTACGTATTCAATAATTTCCGAGGATCCTGGTAAGCCTTTGTGAACACCGATAAACTAAAAATAAAAACTGGCTGCACTTTTAACGTTGTAAGTTTTTTGATTTTAAAGTCGCCTTTTGGAGGATTCAGGTATACCGAGATCTTCATGGTTTTCTTGTAGGTTTTTCTGCTGAATCCGGTTAGTGCTTTTTATCGATCGTATATGCCAATTCATTAATCCTTAAGCTCCCACAGCTGAATGAGTAAACAATCAGTCAGATCTTTAGCCCCAACTCCAATGGGGCCAAGGAATTGCAATACTTGATTCATATCTTCTATTTCTACCACGGACACGGAAAATGCGAGGCAGCCCAATTTACATCCAATTCAAGAAATCCATATTCATTTAAGCCCCCCATTGGGGAATCTCCCTTTCGATAGCTTTCAAGGATCTTAGCATGCTCGTTTCTTCTAGTTTTTCCAGTGTTTCTGCTTTGCTGGAATAATAATCGTTCGGGTTGTAAACATCGTCGCCGTTGAAACTCGACAATATGCCTGTCATTTAGCACTTAATGTAATGGATGGGGTGATTAATGATTTGAATACGAATCGAATGATTTATATATGAATCAATACTTGCTCGTGATGATTTGATTATGAATCGTTGTACCTTGAATACCTTTAATATAAGACTCATATAATTTGGCATGCATCTTGCTATATCTATATATATAAATATAAAAATAAATTAGCTTGAAAAAAATCCATAACATGAGAAGGGTGTTTTTTACATGATTAAAGAGAAGACGGGTATTCAGGAATTAATCGATTTGGACAAAAAGCATTTTATTCATCCGACTACGGCAATCGAGCAACAGCAGGCAGATGGTCCAAGTTTCATCTTTAAGGAAGGGAAGGGAATATATCTTACGGATGTCACGGGCAGGACAGTCATTGATGGCATGGCTTCACTTTGGAATGTGAATATTGGACATGGACAAGAAGAGATGGCTGAAGTCGCGAAGGAACAAATGGCGAAGCTAGCTTTCACCTCAAGTTTCGCCACTTTCAGCAATGAGCCGGCAATCCGGTTGGCGGCCAAAATCGCTTCCATCGCTCCTGGGGATTTGAATGCAGTTTTCTTCACTTCAGGTGGATCAGAGTCGAATGATACGGCCATCAAACTTGCTCGTCATTACTGGCTTTTGAAAGGGCAGCCTAATCGTCAAAAAATCATTTCCCGCTCGAAATCCTATCATGGAGTGGCAATGGGAGCTACAAGTGCGACTGGCCTGAAGCCGTTCCGGGACTTCACGAATTCAATCGCACCGGATTTTTACCATGTGGACGGTTCTTCCATTGAAGAGTTGCGTAAGGTCATAGAACAGGAAGGACCAGAAACGATTGCGGCATTTATCGCTGAACCGATTCAAGGGGCCGGTGGCGTGAACCTTCCTCCTGAAGGCTATTTTAAGGAAGTAAGGGAGATTTGTAATGAATACGGCATTTTAATGGTGACGGATGAAGTCATTACAGGTTTCGGAAGAACAGGGACTTATTTTGGGATTGAACATTTTGGTGTTGTACCTGATATGATGTGCTTCGCAAAAGGTGTGACGAGCGGATATGCACAGTTAGGCGGTGTCGTCCTGAATGATAAGATGCATCAGGATTTCATTGCCCTTTCAAAAGGTACGCTTTTACACGGCTACACATACAGCGGGCATCCTATGGCTTGTGCGGTTGCTTTGAAAAATATTGAAATAATTGAACGTGAAAACTTGATAGAAAACTCGAAACAGCGTGGTGAAGAGTTGCTTGCCGGCTTCAAGAAGCTTCAAAGCAAACACCCGATTGTTGGTGATGTCAGGGCACTTGGATTAATTGGAGGCATCTCCATCGTAAAGGACAAACAAACAGGTGAAGGCTTTGAGACACAGCTTGCTCCAAGACTGGTTGCTGAAGCGGCGAAGAATGGTTTGATTTGCCGGTCTGTTACGTTTGATCAAGATACACTCGTATTCGCCCCACCTTTAATTATTACTAAATCGGAAGTCGAAAGAATAATTGAAATCCTTGATGAGACATTTACTGCTGTTGAAAAAGAAATATTATAAGAGGTGAAAAGGATGGTCATGACGGAAACGCTGAAAAAGAAATTATTCATTAATGGTAAATGGCAAGAAGCTGAAAAGTTCACGACACTAAAGTCTCCCTATAGCGGGGAAGTTCTAGCGGAGATTCCTTCTGCAAGCCTTGAAGATGTCGAGTTGGCAATAGAATCAGCCTATCAAGCTAGAAAAACAATGGCAGCTTTGCCTAGTCATAAACGCGCTGCCATACTTGAAAAGCTCGCGAGTCTTTTGGAAAGCCGTCAAGATGAGGCAGCTGAAATTATTGCTAAAGAGGCAGCGAAACCGATTAAAACGGCAATGGTTGAAGTATCCCGGACAATTGCCACATATAAATTTGCAGCAGAGGAAGCAAAAAGGATTCATGGAGAAACATTGACGATGGATGCTACAGCTGACGGAGAAGGAAGGATAGGATACACAGTCCGTGAGCCTCTTGGCGTTGTGGGTGCGATTACCCCATTTAATTTTCCAATGAACCTTGTAGCCCATAAAGTAGGCCCGGCCATTGCTGCCGGGAATACACTTGTCCTGAAACCTGCGAGCCAAACACCGCTATCTTCGCTATTTCTTGCTGAACTATTAGCCGAAACGGATTTGCCGGCAGGTGCGTTTAATTTAGTTACCGGAAGCGGTTCGGTTATTGGTGATAGATTAGTCACCGATTCACGGGTGAAGAGCATTTCATTTACTGGAAGTCCTGCTGTCGGAATCGGGATTCGTAATAAGGCCGGATTAAAGAAAGTGAGTCTTGAACTAGGTTCGAATGCGGCTGTAATCGTTGATAAGGGGATCAATATCGATAAAATCATCCAACGCTGTGTATCGGCAGCATTCGCTTTTCAAGGGCAGGTCTGTATTTCCTTACAGCGTGCATATGTTCATGAAGAGGTATATGATGAGTTCGTCAAAAAATTCATAGAAGCAACGAATGGCTTGAAACTAGGAGATTCTTTGGACCCGTCGGTGGATATTTCGGCATTGATCAGCGCTGGTGATGTACAGCGAAGCCTGGATTGGATCGGTGAGGCTAGACAACACGGTGCGATCGTTGCAGCAGGAGGTAAATCTGAAGGGAATATCCTGCATCCAACTGTGTTGCTGGAAGTGGATGCAGTGCTTAAGGTATCATGTCAGGAAGTCTTCGCTCCCATTGTTTTGATCAATAAGGTTTCGTCCGTTGAGGAAGCGATTGATTTGGTCAATGATTCCGAATTTGGATTGCAGGCCGGGATTTACACAGAAAATATCAATCTGGCTCTTTCTGCCGCAGAAAAATTGGAAGTCGGCGGTGTTATCATTAATGATATCCCAACTTACCGTGTCGACAACATGCCATATGGCGGAGTTAAAAAAAGCGGAACGGGCCGCGAAGGGCTGAAATATGCAATTGAAGAAATGACGGAAATGAAACTGGTCATTATTAACCGAAATTAATCAAAAAAAGAGATGAGCAGCTGCTCATCTCTTTTTTTGAGCTGCGGGTTTCATTTTTCTAGGAATCTTGAAAGAGATTGAGATGAAGGATTGCCCATGTGGTATGCAAAAATGAATAGGTAATTCACGGATGAATTTAAATGGTTGACGGGAACGGGGAAGAAAACGTGATTTCCCTATTATTTCAAACTGGCATGAATCTTGCTCATATTATATATAGGTAGAAAACTTAAAACCGAGGAGGAATTTAGATGCAGGAAACTTTACAAAATAACACGAAAAAGGAAGGAACGGGAGCACTGGACTTAAAGATGTTCATCAATGGAAAATGGGTGAATTCGACTTCAGGTGAAAAGAGGGATGTATTGAATCCGGCCACGGGAGAAGTTATTGCTACAGCTGCGGAAGGCACACAGGAAGATGTGGATGCAGCGGTAGAAGCAGCAAAATATGCATTCTATGAAGGTGGATGGTGGGGTACTCCGGCAGTGGAGCGAGCTCGCATTTTATTCAAAATTGCTGACAAAATAGAAGAAAAGGCTGAAGAACTTGCTGCGTTGGAAACATTGGATAATGGGAAACCGTTGCGTGAGGCTCGTTATGACATAGATGATTCAGCAGCCTGTTTTAGATATTATGCAGGGTTGGCTACAAAACCGACTGGTCAGACTTACGAAGTTCCTGATGGTCAGCAAGCGATGGTCGTAAGGGAACCGATCGGTGTATGCGGGCAGATCGTTCCTTGGAATTTCCCTCTAATGATGTCAGCCTGGAAATTGGCCCCGGCACTTGCTGCAGGAAATTCAGTTGTGTTCAAACCATCGGAGGTTACACCAGTGACAGCGGTCAAACTATTTGAAATCATGGATGAGGTCGGATTGCCAAAAGGTGTCGCAAACCTTGTGTTAGGAGCGGGACCAGTTGTCGGACAGGCCATTGCCGAACATGAGGAAATCGATAAAGTAGCCTTTACGGGTGGAACGGAAACAGGACGTAAGATCATGGAGGCTTCACTGGGTAACCTGAAGAAGGTGACATTGGAGCTCGGCGGAAAATCGCCCAATATCGTATTTGCGGACTCTGACTTTGAGACTGCAGTGGATTATGCTCTATATGGGATTTTCTGTAATCAAGGACAGGTTTGTTCAGCAGGCTCCCGGTTACTTTTGGAGGAGTCCATTTACGATCAGTTCATTGCAAGTCTTACCGCGAAGGCAAAACAGATCAAAGTAGGTTCAGGATCTGATGAAAAGAGCCAAATGGGCCCTGTCGTTTCAGAGGCACATATGAACAAAATATTATCGTATATCCAAATTGGAAAGGAAGAAGGAGCCAAGTTAATCGTCGGTGGGAATAGAATTAAAGGAAACGGTTTGGAAAAGGGATTTTTTGTCGAACCTACCATTTTTGTTGATACGACACCGGATATGCGTATTGTACAGGAAGAAATTTTTGGCCCAGTGCTTGTCGTTCAAAAGTTCAAGGATGAAGCTGAAGCTCTTCGACTTGCCAATGATACGAAATATGGATTAGCGGGAGCGGTGTTCACGAATGATATCGCAAAAGCATACCGTGTCATAAAAAAAGTGCGTGCCGGCATCACGTGGATAAACTCATATCATCCGACCTATAATGAAGCTCCTTGGGGAGGATTCAAGCAAAGTGGAAATGGACGTGAACTCGGCACTTTTGGTTACGAGGCTTATACGGAAGTGAAGCAAATCAATAACAACTTGGATATTCAACCAACAGGTTGGTTTGATGAAGAGTAAATAGCTTGACGAAAAGGCTGTTCCTTGGGGAACAGCCTTTTTTGTGGAATCGCAGTTATAATGCCAGAATCATAAATATATTTCTAGAATCGCAGATAAAATCCCGGAAATAGAGATATATTTCTAGAATCGCAGATAAAATCCGGAAATCGTAGATATATTTCTAGAACCGCAGATAAAATCCGGAAATCGTAGATATATTCAAAGGTTGCTGGACATTGATTTACTTTTGTTGGACTTTTTCAAGATCCACCCGTCCTGAAAAGAAAACGGCGCCATTACCCATATCTGAAAGGCGATCTGGGGTAAGGGAATTGATGTGTTGTTTGGTCTCAGGTGTATTCCGCCATAAGCCTTGGCTGACTAGTACGCCGGGTAACACATTTTCACCGGGAGCAGCGGTGAGCAAACATTCACCGCGTCCGTTCCAGATTTTAACCATATCTCCGGAAGCTATTCCTAATGTTTTGGCATCAGCGGCATTCATGTGCAGCTTCGGTTCCTTTTCCAAGGAGATATGTTTGGCATTATTTGAAAAGGTTGAATTCAAGAAGTTGTGATTAGGTGCCGGTATGAATAAAAATGGCAGGTCACTGTCTTTTATGATTGGCGTATATGTTGGCAGAGGCTGGTATCCATCCAGTTTCATCCGATCTGAGTAAAGTTCGATTTTTCCGCTTGGTGTCGGTAGTTTACCTGGGAATATCCGGCGCATCTTTGCTTTGACAAATTGATTCCTTGATAGGGAGTCATAGGTGATGCCATCTAAGTGCGGGTTATCGGGAAAATCCAGCGCCTGCCGTATCATTTCTTCCTCTGAATCTCTAAAAGCTTGTTCCTCAAAGCCCATTCCAACAGCCAAAAGTTTGAACAATTCAACATTCGATTTCGACTCTCCATATTTATTGACTACAGGTTTTTGTATTTGGACGTAATTATGCCAGTATGAATTATAAAAATCCTCCGTTTCATAAGATGATGTGGCAGGGAGGACAAGGTCAGCATACATGGCCGTTTCGGTTAAGAATAGGTCATGGACCACTGTGAATAGATTTTCCCGCATTAAACCTTGCTTCACTTTATTTGCATTCGGAGCGACAAGTGCTGGGTTGGAGCCGTATACAAACATGGATCTAATCGGGTTATCCTTTTCCAAAAGAGCTTGACCGATTTGGTTCATATTAATGGTCCGGGTAGCTTTATTATTCAATAAATCAGGACGTCTTAAGGCATTTGTATTAAAAGCAAGATAGCCTGAATTCCCTTTGATCGCTCCGCCGCCTTCCACCATCCATTGTCCGGTAAGTGCAGGCAGGCAGGCAATGGTACGTACTGCCATGCCGCCATTGTCATGGTGCTGAAGGCCATTGCCTATGCGAACGAATGATGGAGTGGTGGTGCCATACATCCTGGCTAATTCATATAAATCATCAATTGGAACGCCAGTGATCGCGGAGACGGTCGCAGGCTCATATTGGCGGACGTGTTCGCGCAATTCAGCAGCACCCACTGTGTATTCATCGAGAAAAGGCTGATCGACTAGATTCTCGTCAAATAGTATATGCATTAAACCGAGGGCGAGGGCAGTGTCTGTACCAGGAAGAATCGGTATGAACCAATCTGCCCACTTACCGGTTTGGTTTTTATGTACGTCAATGACAACTACTTTGGCCCCGTTTTTTCGGGCTTGCTGCGCAAGCGTAACTTGGTGCATATTTGTGCTCACGGCGTTAATGCCCCACAAGATGAAAAGCTTTGTATGAATTGTTTCTTCAGGGTCGATGCCGAATGAACCACCCATTGTATAGCTGTATCCGACTGAGCCGGCTGCATTACAGATGGAGCGCTCAAGCATGCTTGCACCGAGTTTGTGAAAAAAACGCCGATCCATCCCCTCTGCGCTGAGGTTGCCCATGTTTCCATAAAAGCTGTAGGGAAGTATGCTTTCAGGACCATGCATTTCGATCAGTTCTTTCCACTTTGAAGTGATTGTGTCAATGGCATCTTCCCAGCTGATTGGAGTGAAATTCCCTTCTCCTTTCGGGCCGATGCGCTTTAATGGCTGCTTTAAGCGATTGGGGTCATATAGGCGGGCAGTCATGTTTCGGACTTTGTTGCAAATATTCCCTTTGGTGACTGGGTGATCAGGGTCCCCCAGGACTTTAATGATTTTCCCGTCTTTTTTGTGCAGCAGTAAACCGCATTGATCAGGACAGTCAAGCGAGCAAACAGAGGGAAAGACTCCATCTGGCTGATCGATATAGGATTGCATGGGCGTATTCCTCCTAATAATCTAATCTCATAAATGAATCCAAAATTCTTTTATATCTTAATTATATTGAAAGTGAAATCATTGAAAGGTGCAAGAACTTCTTAACATATGTTTTTTTTTCTGATAAGCTTACAAGATGAAAATTAACCTATATTTATCACAAAACCAATAAGTAATAGGAGGATTCATTTTTGGATTATGGAATTATAGTATCAATTGGGATATATATGGCAGGTATGCTGTTAATTGGTTATTTCGCCTATCGGAAAACGGCCAACTTAACAGATTATATGCTTGGCGGACGGAACTTGGGCCCGGCTGTAACTGCATTGAGTGCAGGTGCTTCCGATATGAGCGGTTGGCTATTGATGGGTCTTCCGGGTGCAATGTACATTAGCGGTTTGAGTGCTGGCTGGATTGTCATCGGCCTGTGTGCAGGATCTTATTTAAACTGGTTATTCGTGGCGCCGCGACTTCGGACATATACGGAAGTGGCCGACAATTCGATTACGATTCCCGACTTTCTGGGAAATCGCTTTAAAGATGAATCCCGGATTTTAAAAGTGGTATCAGCATCGGTCATTTTAATTTTCTTCACCTTTTACACATCTTCAGGTATGGTAGCAGGCGGTGAGCTTTTCCGCTCCACTTTCAATTTGGACTACCGGTGGGGCATCTGGCTGACGGCGAGCGTCGTTATTCTTTATACATTATTTGGCGGATTTCTGGCTGTTAGCTGGACGGACTTCGTACAAGGTACGATTATGTTCATTGCCTTAATTCTAGTACCAGTTGTCACGATTGTAAATATTGGTGGCTGGGATCCTACCTTCAATGAAATAAAATCGATTAACCCGAATTTATTACATGCTTTTGAAGGAACATCAACCATAGGCATCATATCACTTCTGGCTTGGGGACTTGGTTATTTCGGCCAGCCTCATATAATCGTTCGATTCATGGCGGTTTCATCTGTTAAAGATTTGAAAAGGGCACGAAGAATCGGTATGGGCTGGATGATTTTTGCTATCGTAGGAGCCATGTTCACCGGATTGGTAGGGATTGCTTATTTTAACCTGACAGGCAGTCCTTTAGGGGAAAGAAATGCAGAGTCTGTCTTCATCCTTTTAGCTAAAGAACTGTTTCCTTCTTTAATTACAGGTTTCTTGTTGGCGGCGATTTTAGCAGCGGTCATGAGTACGATTGCGTCTCAGCTGTTAGTTTCGGCAAGTGCTCTGACGGATGATTTCTATAAGCAGTTCATTCGGCCAAATGCATCGGATAAGGAATTGGTGCTGGTGGGACGGTTCGGCGTTTTGGCAATTGCTGCCATAGCCCTCATTTTAGCTTTTAATCCCAGTGGTACGATTCTTAAATTGGTGGGTTACGCATGGGCTGGTTTTGGAGCGGCTTTCGGTCCGGTCATTTTGTTAAGCCTGTACTGGAAGCGAATGACGAAATGGGGAGCACTGGCGGGAATGATTGTCGGTACCGCAACCGTGATCATCTGGGAAATGATTGATAAGTTCTCTGAAGTATACGAAATCATTCCCGGTTTCATTGCTGGTACAATAGCGGTGGTTGTCTTCAGCTTATTATCGGCCAAGCCTTCAAAAGATATAGAAGAGGAATTCAATCAGGCCATCAAAAACCTCTCTTGATCCTTTGAAACAGCCCAGTTAAATGGTGCTGGATTTTTTAGAGATATGAAACAATGAATGCAATATATATGATAC
Protein-coding sequences here:
- the putP gene encoding sodium/proline symporter PutP; its protein translation is MDYGIIVSIGIYMAGMLLIGYFAYRKTANLTDYMLGGRNLGPAVTALSAGASDMSGWLLMGLPGAMYISGLSAGWIVIGLCAGSYLNWLFVAPRLRTYTEVADNSITIPDFLGNRFKDESRILKVVSASVILIFFTFYTSSGMVAGGELFRSTFNLDYRWGIWLTASVVILYTLFGGFLAVSWTDFVQGTIMFIALILVPVVTIVNIGGWDPTFNEIKSINPNLLHAFEGTSTIGIISLLAWGLGYFGQPHIIVRFMAVSSVKDLKRARRIGMGWMIFAIVGAMFTGLVGIAYFNLTGSPLGERNAESVFILLAKELFPSLITGFLLAAILAAVMSTIASQLLVSASALTDDFYKQFIRPNASDKELVLVGRFGVLAIAAIALILAFNPSGTILKLVGYAWAGFGAAFGPVILLSLYWKRMTKWGALAGMIVGTATVIIWEMIDKFSEVYEIIPGFIAGTIAVVVFSLLSAKPSKDIEEEFNQAIKNLS
- a CDS encoding molybdopterin oxidoreductase family protein; translation: MQSYIDQPDGVFPSVCSLDCPDQCGLLLHKKDGKIIKVLGDPDHPVTKGNICNKVRNMTARLYDPNRLKQPLKRIGPKGEGNFTPISWEDAIDTITSKWKELIEMHGPESILPYSFYGNMGNLSAEGMDRRFFHKLGASMLERSICNAAGSVGYSYTMGGSFGIDPEETIHTKLFILWGINAVSTNMHQVTLAQQARKNGAKVVVIDVHKNQTGKWADWFIPILPGTDTALALGLMHILFDENLVDQPFLDEYTVGAAELREHVRQYEPATVSAITGVPIDDLYELARMYGTTTPSFVRIGNGLQHHDNGGMAVRTIACLPALTGQWMVEGGGAIKGNSGYLAFNTNALRRPDLLNNKATRTINMNQIGQALLEKDNPIRSMFVYGSNPALVAPNANKVKQGLMRENLFTVVHDLFLTETAMYADLVLPATSSYETEDFYNSYWHNYVQIQKPVVNKYGESKSNVELFKLLAVGMGFEEQAFRDSEEEMIRQALDFPDNPHLDGITYDSLSRNQFVKAKMRRIFPGKLPTPSGKIELYSDRMKLDGYQPLPTYTPIIKDSDLPFLFIPAPNHNFLNSTFSNNAKHISLEKEPKLHMNAADAKTLGIASGDMVKIWNGRGECLLTAAPGENVLPGVLVSQGLWRNTPETKQHINSLTPDRLSDMGNGAVFFSGRVDLEKVQQK